The DNA window GCCATTCACGAACGAATTGATTATCATTCTCATCTTTACCAACCGGAACATCTTCCTGCGGGATGTTGGGAATGCTGACTAAAACCTTCTCAATTTGCTCACTGACTTGGGAGAGTTTTCCCGTTGTTTCTTTTAATTGATTGGCTACTGTTTGCATCTCATTTATGATCCCTGACACATCTTCTTTATTTTGCTTTTTCAGGGCTATTTCTTTGGAGATCTTATTCTGATGTGCTTTGAGATTGTCATAAGAGAATTGAAGCTGCCGTTTTTCAGCATCAAACTGTAATAACTGATCTATGTCTATATTGTATCTCTTCTTTGCTATGGCTTCTTTGACCAAATTCGGGTTCTCTCTAATAAATTTCAGATCCAACATTATCTATCTTTCTCCTCTTCATAAATCTTTATTGCTGTTTGCAGTAGTTGCCAATAGTCATTGACTTTTAGGGAAGCTCCCCCTATGAGACCACCATCTATGTCGGGTTCTTGTAAGAGTTCTCTAAAATTGTCCGGTTTGATACTACCACCATAGAGAATAGTTATTTCAGATGATATGGAGGATGAATAATTATCTTTCAACCAATCTCTAATGAGAACGTGCACTTCCTGCGCCATTTGCGGAGTAGCAGTTTTCCCTGTTCCAATAGCCCAAACAGGCTCATAGGCGATGACATATCTATGCGGATCATCAATCTCAATATCTTTGAAAATAGCAGTGAGTTGGTTGATGATTATCTCAGAAGTGATACCCTTATCCCGTTCTTCTTCTCTTTCACCCATACAGATAATAGGAATGATCCTATGTTCTGTCAATTTAATCAACTTTTCTCTGATATCATTATCGGTCTCATTATGATATTGACGCCTTTCAGAATGACCGATCAAGCTGTATTGGACACCAATTGATGAAAGCATAGGAGCAGATACCTCTCCTGTATAGGCACCAAAATCGTATCTACTGACATCTTGAGCTGAAATCAAGAGCGAACTATCTTTTGCCTGTCGTATTATCTGCTCTAAATAGAGGGAGGGTGCACAAATGATAGGTTTGACTCTGGAAACTTGCAGAGATGCAAGGTTTTCTACAATTTGCTCTACAAACTCCCTGGCTTCTGAATTCGTTTTGTTCATCTTCCAATTACCGGCTACTAATATTTCCCGCATTTCTAACCTCATACTATAATGTGCTGTTCGTAAACAAACATAATTTCTAAAACACTTTGAACAGGCAAGAACTTTTCTTGAGATTATGTATCAATAATGTTGTTAGAAATTCTCATCCTTCTTCATCATGAGGGTGATCTTCTATTAAAAGATGTAAATTTACATTGATTTGTAGGGAGTTCGGCTTTGTCTGACCTAGAAATATCCAACAAGAAGTTTCCATCGGTTCACGAATCGCCCGTACACTTTATAGATTAAGATATTCATCAATGAAGCAAACTCTAGTTTTATGAGATAACTAAATATAAAACATTAGAAGTGAACTTATCACATTAATTCTTGACTATTTCACCCATTAGGAAGATTTGAAAAAGTAAGGGAGAAAACAGAAATGAAAAAATCGAAACCCAAAACCCGAAAACCAGTAAAAAAAGAGAGAAAAAACTCTCCAAAAAGACGTTCTTATCTCTGGTTGATAGTTATTCTATTGATCTTGACAATAGTATTAGTGACCATGATATCCAATTGTCAAAAGAGGGACCGTGATC is part of the Candidatus Cloacimonadota bacterium genome and encodes:
- the tpiA gene encoding triose-phosphate isomerase yields the protein MREILVAGNWKMNKTNSEAREFVEQIVENLASLQVSRVKPIICAPSLYLEQIIRQAKDSSLLISAQDVSRYDFGAYTGEVSAPMLSSIGVQYSLIGHSERRQYHNETDNDIREKLIKLTEHRIIPIICMGEREEERDKGITSEIIINQLTAIFKDIEIDDPHRYVIAYEPVWAIGTGKTATPQMAQEVHVLIRDWLKDNYSSSISSEITILYGGSIKPDNFRELLQEPDIDGGLIGGASLKVNDYWQLLQTAIKIYEEEKDR